tagttaaaaataaattttcaaaacatatttagtatctctcattttcaaaataatagtaatgataataatttaatttattttctagaaTTGTCATAATAAATGCCCCAACACTGTAAGCGCGTTGTGGGGCCTGGTAGAAAGCTTAGTGCCGACTGACggcattaatataaaatattaacaaatttctCAGAGCAATCTCTTTAAATACCAGGTATAATTCAGATTTTCAACAAGCAACAAAACTGGTTACCTTTCTCTTAACAGAGCTGAGAACCATGAAGGTACGTCCATATATTATATGAACTTAGTAATAACATTAATCTTTTAAGTTTGTTATTTATGTTGTTGATTTTGCTTCTTTTACTAATTTGCAGCAAAAGGTGGTGATCAAGGTGACTTCAATGAATGGACAAAAGTCACGCTCCAAGGCCTTGCAGATTGTAGTGGGGGGTTTTGGGGTGGAATCAGTGGCTTTTAAAGGAGATGACAAGACTCAGATAGAGGTAACTGGTGACGGGATGGACGCTGTTGCTCTTACAAGTTTGTTAAGAAAGAAGATGGGCTATGCAGAGATTGTGAGCCTTGGCCCTGTAGCTGCTGAAGGAaagaaagacaaagacaaagcaGAGAAAGGAAATGATCCTAAGATACAGAGCCAGGAGGTGTGGCCTTGTCATGGCGGTGTGCCTCACTACGTGTTTATTCCTGCTCCACCCTGTGAGTGTGACCCTTATTATAATCCTTGCTCCATCATGTGAAACACAGAGAGAAACAGAGTATTAGAGATGAGATGGTGTTGTACAAAGGATGGATTTGTTTTACGTTAGCAATTTTGGCTTTGGGAT
This sequence is a window from Mangifera indica cultivar Alphonso chromosome 5, CATAS_Mindica_2.1, whole genome shotgun sequence. Protein-coding genes within it:
- the LOC123216257 gene encoding heavy metal-associated isoprenylated plant protein 16-like — its product is MKQKVVIKVTSMNGQKSRSKALQIVVGGFGVESVAFKGDDKTQIEVTGDGMDAVALTSLLRKKMGYAEIVSLGPVAAEGKKDKDKAEKGNDPKIQSQEVWPCHGGVPHYVFIPAPPCECDPYYNPCSIM